A stretch of Paludisphaera borealis DNA encodes these proteins:
- a CDS encoding DUF1501 domain-containing protein has product MRDVFPDRFPISRRSLLQRSALGLGALGLSSILSDERAYADVAASAGNPAADALGVKPPHFPGKAKRVIHFFLNGGPSQVDTFDPKPALLKYAGKPVPQNLTTERKTGAAFPSPFKFRRYGESGIEVSELFEKTAAHIDDIAVIRSMVAQVPNHEPSLMLMNCGDSVLPRPSVGAWVMYGLGTENRNLPGFVAMCPSGFPVKDAENWGSAFLPGVYQGTFVDPQFTEVDKLIENIRSPHASTITQRRQLDLLRTLNAEHHQHRPDARLDARIQSFEMAFRMQMEAADAFDVKREPEMIREMYGETVHGRQTLIARRLLERGVRYVQLWHGAGQPWDNHAQIESNHRKLAAEIDQPIAALLTDLKQRGMLEDTLVLWGGEFGRTPTVELGGNGESQLGRDHNHYGFTVWMAGGGVKGGTVHGATDDFGFKAVQDPVTVHDFHATILHLLGFDHERLTYRYAGRDFRLTDVHGQVIRPVVA; this is encoded by the coding sequence ATGCGAGACGTCTTCCCCGACCGGTTCCCGATCAGCCGCAGGTCGTTGCTCCAGCGGTCCGCGCTGGGCCTCGGCGCGCTGGGACTCAGCAGCATCCTGAGCGATGAGCGGGCCTACGCCGACGTCGCCGCCTCGGCCGGTAATCCCGCCGCCGACGCGCTCGGGGTGAAGCCGCCGCATTTCCCGGGCAAGGCTAAGCGGGTGATCCACTTCTTCCTCAACGGCGGTCCGAGCCAGGTCGATACGTTCGACCCCAAGCCCGCGTTGTTGAAGTACGCCGGCAAGCCGGTTCCGCAAAACCTGACCACCGAGCGGAAGACCGGAGCGGCGTTCCCGTCGCCGTTCAAGTTCCGGCGGTACGGCGAGAGCGGCATCGAGGTCAGCGAGCTGTTCGAGAAGACCGCCGCGCACATCGACGACATCGCCGTGATCCGGTCGATGGTCGCCCAGGTGCCTAATCACGAGCCGTCGCTGATGCTCATGAACTGCGGCGACTCGGTGCTCCCTCGGCCGAGCGTCGGGGCGTGGGTGATGTACGGGCTCGGCACCGAGAACCGCAACCTTCCCGGTTTCGTCGCCATGTGCCCCAGCGGCTTCCCGGTCAAGGACGCCGAGAACTGGGGCTCGGCCTTTCTGCCCGGGGTCTACCAGGGGACGTTCGTCGACCCCCAGTTCACCGAGGTCGACAAGCTGATCGAGAACATCCGCAGTCCGCACGCCTCGACGATCACTCAGCGCCGGCAGCTCGACCTGCTGCGGACTCTGAACGCCGAGCACCATCAGCATCGGCCCGACGCCCGGCTCGACGCCCGCATCCAGTCGTTCGAGATGGCCTTCCGGATGCAGATGGAGGCCGCCGACGCTTTCGACGTGAAGCGCGAGCCCGAGATGATCCGCGAAATGTACGGCGAGACCGTCCACGGTCGCCAAACGCTCATCGCGCGTCGGCTGCTGGAGCGCGGCGTCCGCTATGTGCAGCTCTGGCACGGCGCGGGGCAGCCCTGGGACAACCACGCCCAGATCGAGTCGAACCACCGCAAGTTGGCCGCCGAGATCGACCAGCCGATCGCCGCCCTGTTGACCGACCTCAAGCAGCGCGGGATGCTCGAAGACACGCTCGTCCTCTGGGGGGGCGAGTTCGGCCGGACGCCGACCGTCGAGCTGGGCGGCAACGGCGAGTCGCAGCTCGGCCGCGACCACAACCACTACGGCTTCACCGTCTGGATGGCCGGCGGCGGCGTCAAGGGGGGGACGGTCCACGGCGCGACCGACGACTTCGGCTTCAAGGCCGTCCAGGACCCGGTCACCGTCCACGACTTCCACGCGACGATCCTCCACCTGCTCGGCTTCGACCACGAGCGTCTGACCTACCGCTACGCCGGTCGAGACTTCCGCCTTACCGACGTCCACGGCCAGGTGATCCGGCCGGTCGTCGCCTGA